A genomic segment from Candidatus Peregrinibacteria bacterium encodes:
- a CDS encoding YraN family protein translates to MPTLRRQFGDKGEDLAVEYLKKRGYTILDRNFQTQRGEIDIIAEKDKKIFFVEVKSRRNDFFGDAIESITDQKKEKIYRTAFAYLEKKNIPEERDWQIDVITIDFLENPPKIEYYESPFF, encoded by the coding sequence ATGCCGACACTTCGAAGACAGTTTGGCGATAAAGGCGAAGATCTCGCCGTAGAATATCTCAAAAAAAGAGGCTATACTATTCTCGATCGAAATTTTCAAACACAAAGAGGAGAAATCGATATTATTGCAGAAAAAGATAAAAAAATTTTCTTTGTGGAAGTAAAATCGAGAAGAAACGATTTTTTCGGCGATGCCATTGAATCGATAACAGATCAGAAAAAGGAAAAAATATACCGTACTGCATTTGCGTATCTCGAAAAGAAAAACATTCCAGAAGAGCGTGATTGGCAAATCGACGTCATCACCATCGATTTCTTAGAAAATCCTCCAAAGATCGAGTATTATGAAAGCCCATTTTTCTAA
- a CDS encoding GIY-YIG nuclease family protein: MPYFYLARCADNSLYAGSCKNVSARETKHNKGEGAKYTQQRRPIKIIYFEKFKTSSEAMRREIQVKKWRREKKENLVKYSHPFEK; encoded by the coding sequence ATGCCATATTTTTATCTTGCTCGTTGTGCGGATAACTCCCTTTATGCAGGATCATGTAAGAATGTTTCAGCAAGAGAAACAAAACATAACAAGGGGGAGGGGGCAAAATATACTCAGCAACGAAGACCAATTAAAATCATATATTTCGAAAAATTCAAAACCTCTTCCGAGGCAATGAGAAGGGAGATTCAAGTAAAAAAATGGAGGAGAGAAAAGAAAGAGAATTTAGTGAAGTACAGTCATCCTTTTGAAAAATAA
- a CDS encoding ABC transporter ATP-binding protein produces MPTRTETSPLLEFRNVERTFSREKNAWTFGPLSLHIQNREKVAIVGPSGSGKSTLLHLAAGFLERTSGQILFQNQDISKMQSKEICQYRNSEMGFVFQDFYLFSEFSLLENIAMPLFISGESASARKTKAEGALRDVGLSHKSTNKPQELSGGERQRGAIARAIIHHPKILFADEPTGNLDGKTGELILKLLHRLSEEYQMTLLIVTHDEKIANFTDSVIHLENGKMVRDENS; encoded by the coding sequence ATGCCCACTCGTACTGAAACATCACCTCTTCTCGAATTCCGCAATGTGGAGCGGACTTTTTCACGAGAAAAGAATGCGTGGACATTCGGTCCTCTCTCTTTGCATATCCAAAATCGTGAAAAGGTTGCCATCGTTGGTCCTTCGGGCTCAGGAAAGTCTACTCTCCTTCACCTCGCTGCAGGTTTTCTTGAGAGAACATCAGGACAAATTTTGTTTCAGAACCAAGATATTTCAAAAATGCAATCCAAAGAAATATGCCAATATCGAAACAGTGAAATGGGCTTTGTTTTTCAAGATTTTTATCTCTTCTCGGAGTTCTCACTCCTAGAAAATATAGCAATGCCACTCTTCATTTCAGGAGAGTCTGCTTCCGCACGAAAAACAAAGGCAGAAGGAGCTTTAAGAGATGTTGGGCTTTCTCATAAATCAACAAATAAACCTCAAGAACTTTCTGGAGGAGAACGACAAAGAGGCGCAATTGCGCGAGCTATTATTCATCATCCAAAAATACTTTTTGCAGACGAACCGACGGGAAATCTTGACGGAAAAACTGGAGAGCTTATTTTGAAGCTTCTCCACAGACTTTCAGAAGAATACCAGATGACACTTCTCATCGTAACTCATGATGAGAAAATAGCGAACTTCACGGACAGCGTCATCCATTTGGAAAATGGAAAAATGGTTCGTGATGAGAATTCTTAA